A region from the Triticum aestivum cultivar Chinese Spring chromosome 3D, IWGSC CS RefSeq v2.1, whole genome shotgun sequence genome encodes:
- the LOC123077065 gene encoding G-type lectin S-receptor-like serine/threonine-protein kinase SD2-5 codes for MAVASTSSSLRLLPLLLVLLLTATSEATTFKIINQCSYTMWPAVLPGGGVKLDPGETWELNVPAGTSAGRIWARTGCSLLGKGGSCQTGDCSGLLTCTVSGRSPNTLGEFRLGQGQSDDDFFDILLTDGFNVPMDFLPVPVQGKSGCSKGPRCAANITSQCPRELKAPGGCNNPCIRSAESNCSYTINSVFFKRLCPDAYSNPNDFSTFTCPTGTDYQVIFCPLINQAISPTAESPLPAPPANVTPPTPGTLPAAIGPASMKLKSASVRIVVAILAPVGGFILFTIMILSIFFICKRRTQRQNEMEEEEEFGELQGTPMRFTFQQLKAATEQFADKLGEGGFGSVFKGQFGDQRIAVKRLDRTGQGKSEFSAEVQTIGSIHHIHLVRLIGFCAEKSHRLLVYEYMPKGSLDRWIYCRHDNDAPPLDWSTRCKIITHIAKGLSYLHEECTKRIAHLDVKPQNILLDDNFDAKLSDFGLCKLIDRDMSQVVTRMRGTPGYLAPEWLTSQITEKADIYSFGIVVMEIISGRKNLDTSRSEESVHLITLLEEKVKNDQLVDLIDNNSNDMQAHKQDVIQMMMLAMWCLQIDCKKRPKMSEVVTVLEGAMDVDTNIDYNFVATGRANFGNDGSVNSSAPPVGSDLSGPR; via the coding sequence ATGGCAGTGGCGAGTACCTCTTCGTCTCTCCGCCTCCTGCCTCTCCTCCTCGTACTCCTACTCACTGCCACCAGCGAGGCCACCACATTCAAAATCATCAACCAATGCTCCTACACCATGTGGCCAGCCGTTCTGCCGGGAGGTGGCGTGAAGCTCGATCCGGGGGAGACGTGGGAGCTGAACGTGCCCGCTGGTACCTCAGCAGGGCGCATCTGGGCGCGCACAGGCTGCTCACTCCTTGGCAAAGGCGGGTCATGCCAAACTGGCGACTGCAGCGGCTTGCTCACCTGTACGGTCAGTGGTAGATCGCCAAACACGCTGGGCGAGTTCAGGCTTGGCCAAGGCCAAAGTGATGATGATTTCTTCGACATCTTGCTCACTGATGGCTTCAACGTGCCCATGGACTTCCTGCCGGTGCCGGTTCAGGGAAAGTCAGGGTGCAGCAAGGGGCCGCGCTGTGCAGCCAACATCACATCGCAGTGCCCAAGAGAGCTGAAGGCTCCGGGAGGGTGTAACAATCCATGTATTAGGAGCGCAGAAAGCAATTGCAGTTACACAATTAACTCGGTCTTCTTTAAGCGGTTGTGCCCAGATGCCTACAGCAATCCCAACGATTTTTCCACTTTCACTTGCCCGACGGGCACAGACTACCAGGTCATCTTCTGTCCCCTGATTAATCAAGCAATATCGCCTACAGCTGaaagtcccctgcctgcgcccccCGCCAATGTAACACCTCCGACCCCAGGTACTCTTCCTGCAGCTATTGGGCCAGCAAGCATGAAACTGAAATCTGCCTCTGTAAGAATAGTTGTTGCAATTCTAGCTCCTGTAGGCGGCTTCATTTTGTTCACCATCATGATCCTCAGCATCTTCTTTATATGCAAACGAAGAACACAACGACAGAatgagatggaagaagaagaagagtttggGGAGCTACAAGGTACACCAATGAGGTTCACATTCCAACAGCTAAAAGCAGCAACCGAGCAATTCGCAGACAAGCTCGGGGAAGGAGGATTTGGGTCTGTTTTCAAGGGACAATTTGGTGATCAAAGGATTGCAGTGAAACGTTTGGATCGAACTGGTCAGGGCAAAAGTGAATTTTCAGCAGAGGTTCAGACAATTGGCAGCATTCATCATATTCATCTGGTGAGATTGATTGGTTTCTGTGCAGAGAAATCCCATAGGCTCTTGGTATATGAGTACATGCCCAAAGGATCCTTGGACAGATGGATTTATTGTCGACATGACAATGATGCCCCTCCTTTAGATTGGAGCACGCGGTGCAAGATTATAACTCACATAGCTAAGGGCCTCTCTTATCTTCATGAGGAGTGCACAAAAAGAATTGCTCATTTGGATGTCAAACCGCAAAATATTCTCTTAGATGACAACTTCGATGCTAAACTTTCTGATTTTGGACTATGCAAGCTCATCGACAGGGATATGAGCCAAGTGGTTACCAGAATGAGAGGCACACCTGGATATTTAGCTCCTGAATGGTTGACATCACAGATCACGGAAAAGGCGGATATCTACAGCTTTGGCATCGTGGTCATGGAAATCATCAGTGGAAGAAAGAACCTTGACACTTCCCGGTCAGAAGAGAGCGTCCATCTCATCACCCTATTGGAGGAAAAGGTGAAGAATGATCAGTTGGTAGATTTGATTGACAATAACAGTAACGACATGCAAGCACACAAGCAAGATGTAATTCAGATGATGATGCTTGCAATGTGGTGCTTGCAGATTGATTGCAAAAAAAGGCCTAAAATGTCCGAAGTCGTCACAGTCCTAGAAGGTGCCATGGATGTTGACACCAACATAGATTATAACTTTGTCGCAACAGGTCGAGCTAATTTTGGTAATGATGGAAGTGTGAACTCCTCAGCTCCACCTGTAGGCTCAGATCTATCAGGGCCCAGGTGA
- the LOC123077064 gene encoding PR5-like receptor kinase codes for MAVASTSPALSLPPLLLVLLLLAATSEATKFSVINRCSYTVWPAAVPVGGGVKLDPGETWEMDVPAGTMGGRIWARTDCSFQGEGNGSCQTGDCGGLLACKGNGQPPNTLGEFTLGQNQTNDFFDISLLDGFNVPMELLPVQVQGRSGCGKGLRCAANITSQCPGDLKAPGGCNNACTVFKQDMYCFNGSKTSNPTNYSKFFKWMCPDAYSYPDDGFTRTFNCPSGTNYQVIFCPLFNQALSPTQVTPPTPSTLPAATGPTSMKPKSSATRRIVAILAPVGGFILLTIVFLIIFFICKRRTQRQHGMEEEEEFGELQGTPMRFTFQQLKAATEQFTDKLGEGGFGSVFKGQFGDQRIAVKRLDRTGQGKSEFSAEVQTIGSIHHIHLVRLIGFCAEKSHRLLVYEYMPKGSLDRWIYCRHDNDAPPLDWSTRCKIITHIAKGLSYLHEECTKRIAHLDVKPQNILLDDNFDAKLSDFGLCKLIDRDMSQVVTRMRGTPGYLAPEWLTSQITEKADIYSFGIVVMEIISGRKNLDTSRSEESVHLITLLEEKVKNDQLVDLIDNNSNDMQAHKQDVIQMMMLAMWCLQIDRKKRPKMSEVVRVLEGTMKADLNIEHEFVVTTPANFSSTGNVSSSAPPLASDVSGPR; via the coding sequence ATGGCAGTGGCGAGTACCTCTCCGGCTCTCTCTCTCCCGCCTCTCCTTCTCGTCCTCCTACTCCTCGCTGCCACCAGCGAGGCCACCAAATTTAGTGTCATCAACCGATGCTCCTACACCGTGTGGCCAGCCGCTGTTCCGGTTGGTGGTGGCGTGAAGCTCGATCCGGGGGAGACGTGGGAGATGGACGTTCCCGCTGGCACCATGGGCGGGCGCATCTGGGCACGCACAGACTGCTCATTCCAGGGCGAAGGCAACGGGTCGTGCCAAACTGGCGACTGCGGCGGCTTGCTTGCCTGTAAGGGCAATGGTCAGCCGCCCAACACGCTGGGCGAGTTCACGCTTGGCCAAAACCAAACGAACGACTTCTTCGACATCTCCCTCCTCGACGGCTTCAACGTGCCCATGGAGTTACTGCCGGTGCAGGTTCAGGGAAGGTCAGGGTGCGGCAAGGGGCTGCGCTGCGCAGCCAACATCACATCACAGTGCCCGGGCGACCTGAAGGCTCCGGGGGGTTGTAACAATGCGTGCACAGTGTTCAAGCAGGACATGTACTGCTTTAATGGAAGCAAGACAAGCAACCCCACAAATTACTCGAAATTCTTTAAATGGATGTGCCCAGATGCCTACAGCTACCCTGACGATGGTTTCACCAGAACTTTCAATTGCCCGTCAGGTACCAACTACCAGGTCATCTTTTGTCCCCTTTTTAATCAAGCACTATCGCCGACCCAGGTAACACCTCCGACACCAAGTACTCTGCCTGCAGCTACCGGGCCAACAAGCATGAAACCGAAATCCTCTGCTACAAGAAGAATTGTTGCAATTCTAGCTCCTGTAGGCGGCTTCATTTTGCTCACCATCgtgttcctcatcatcttctttATATGTAAACGAAGAACACAACGACAACATgggatggaagaagaggaagagttTGGGGAGCTACAAGGAACACCAATGAGGTTCACATTTCAACAGCTAAAAGCAGCAACCGAGCAATTCACAGACAAGCTTGGGGAAGGAGGATTTGGGTCTGTTTTCAAGGGACAATTTGGTGATCAAAGGATTGCAGTGAAACGTTTGGATCGAACTGGTCAGGGCAAAAGTGAATTTTCGGCAGAGGTTCAGACAATTGGCAGCATTCATCATATTCATCTGGTGAGATTGATTGGTTTCTGTGCAGAGAAATCCCATAGGCTCTTGGTATATGAGTACATGCCCAAAGGATCCTTGGACAGATGGATTTATTGTCGACATGACAATGATGCCCCTCCTTTAGATTGGAGCACGCGGTGCAAGATTATAACTCACATAGCTAAGGGCCTCTCTTATCTTCATGAGGAGTGCACAAAAAGAATTGCTCATTTGGATGTCAAACCGCAAAATATTCTCTTAGATGACAACTTTGATGCTAAACTTTCTGATTTTGGACTATGCAAGCTCATCGACAGGGATATGAGCCAAGTGGTTACCAGAATGAGAGGCACACCTGGATATTTAGCTCCTGAATGGTTGACATCACAGATCACGGAAAAGGCGGATATCTACAGCTTTGGCATCGTGGTCATGGAAATCATCAGTGGAAGAAAGAACCTTGACACTTCCCGGTCAGAAGAGAGCGTCCATCTCATCACCCTATTGGAGGAAAAGGTGAAGAATGATCAGTTGGTAGATTTGATTGACAATAACAGTAACGACATGCAAGCACACAAGCAAGATGTAATTCAGATGATGATGCTTGCAATGTGGTGCTTGCAGATTGATCGCAAAAAAAGGCCTAAAATGTCGGAGGTGGTAAGAGTATTGGAAGGTACCATGAAAGCAGACCTCAACATAGAACATGAGTTTGTTGTAACAACTCCGGCAAATTTTAGTAGCACAGGAAATGTGAGCTCTTCAGCTCCACCTCTAGCCTCAGATGTATCAGGCCCCAGGTGA
- the LOC123077066 gene encoding uncharacterized protein — protein MDRPDRIPRSRFDLHLRDRSKGMLQLLDCRHGRVLTFTYNRPNEVIVSDPITGGQRRIALPPEFVGRRFNGAVLCASVHHDHMHGSCHSSPFNVVLISDNGAYDPPITCVYSSETGIWGDIISATVPCHLFDEGISGLLVDNALYWLLESISDGMLKFDLDEQSLAVISGPPVIDADFPRGSHWIIQAEDGAVGFTILSCPQLQMWQRNINCYGVATWVLWKTIDMCTILGLPKQIQGEEADERNILGCLEDSDEIILSVGRAAYVVQLKSMKSRKLCENGSHTLYHSFKSFYPPGTSIAGGFDGAEMMHDSQGNCLV, from the exons ATGGACCGTCCCGACCGAATCCCTCGCAGCCGTTTCGACCTGCATCTCCGCGACCGCAGCAAGGGGATGCTCCAGCTGCTTGATTGCCGCCACGGCCGCGTCCTCACGTTCACGTACAATCGGCCGAATGAGGTCATCGTGAGCGACCCTATCACCGGCGGGCAGCGCCGCATAGCCCTTCCGCCAGAGTTCGTAGGAAGACGCTTCAACGGGGCTGTGCTCTGCGCTTCCGTCCACCATGACCACATGCACGGAAGCTGCCACTCGAGCCCCTTCAACGTCGTGTTGATCTCTGATAACGGAGCATATGATCCACCTATCACTTGTGTTTACTCTTCAGAGACTGGCATATGGGGTGATATCATTTCAGCAACCGTTCCATGTCACCTTTTTGATGAAGGTATCTCTGGCTTGCTTGTTGATAATGCACTTTACTGGTTGCTGGAATCTATAAGCGACGGCATGCTTAAGTTTGATTTGGATGAGCAGAGCCTAGCTGTGATTAGTGGGCCTCCCGTTATAGATGCTGATTTCCCACGTGGCAGCCATTGGATCATCCAGGCTGAGGATGGTGCTGTTGGCTTCACCATATTGTCTTGCCCACAATTACAAATGTGGCAGAGGAATATCAATTGCTATGGTGTTGCCACATGGGTGCTATGGAAGACCATTGACATGTGTACAATTCTTGGGCTCCCTAAACAGATTCAAGGAGAGGAGGCAGACGAGAGAAATATACTGGGATGCCTTGAGGATAGTGATGAAATAATTCTATCTGTGGGCCGTGCTGCCTATGTGGTTCAGCTTAAGTCGATGAAGTCTAGGAAACTTTGTGAAAACGGTAGTCATACTCTCTATCATTCATTCAAAAGTTTCTATCCTCCAG GCACATCCATTGCTGGTGGATTTGATGGAGCTGAAATGATGCATGATTCACAGGGTAATTGTTTGGTTTGA